A single Lolium perenne isolate Kyuss_39 chromosome 6, Kyuss_2.0, whole genome shotgun sequence DNA region contains:
- the LOC127305695 gene encoding disease resistance protein Pik-2, producing the protein MEVVTGATSSLLPKLGVLLQQEYNLQDEVKKDIESVQTELIFMNAALRKVAAVPEDELDEQVRTWAIVIKELSFDMEDAVTAFMGGVQGHGHANTESFVMELFKKATNMLWMSRRHHRIAGMIEEIRNLTTEVSLLRDRYRLDDFPSERPKILTGKKKSTLDGYTAPEHQQAIHRLICIKEPVGVREDMLKLQDWIMSRDANLGVLSIFGFGGVGKTTIAMALYKRCRNQFKSRAVITGLSQYTDPATVLRYILSQIRPQVNNTGIILENKISRTTRRMANGLHRISQCCRNQEDMTSAMEDDVLSRELSQYLQEDRD; encoded by the exons ATGGAGGTTGTAACCGGGGCCACGAGCAGCCTGCTCCCCAAGCTGGGCGTGCTTCTGCAGCAAGAGTACAACCTGCAGGACGAAGTGAAGAAGGACATCGAGTCTGTTCAAACCGAGCTCATTTTCATGAACGCCGCCCTCCGCAAGGTGGCCGCGGTCCCAGAGGATGAGCTCGACGAGCAGGTCAGGACCTGGGCCATAGTCATCAAGGAGCTCTCATTCGACATGGAAGATGCGGTGACTGCTTTCATGGGAGGCGTGCAGGGTCACGGACATGCCAACACGGAGAGCTTCGTCATGGAACTCTTTAAGAAGGCCACCAACATGCTGTGGATGAGCAGGAGACACCATCGGATTGCCGGCATGATTGAAGAAATAAGGAACCTTACCACGGAGGTGTCCCTGCTGCGTGACAGGTACCGGCTCGATGACTTCCCATCGGAACGGCCCAAGATCTTGACCGGCAAGAAGAAGAGTACTTTAGATGGATATACCGCTCCTGAGCACCAGCAAGCAATCCATCGGCTCATCTGCATCAAGGAACCCGTGGGAGTTCGAGAAGACATGTTGAAGCTTCAGGACTGGATAATGTCTCGTGATGCCAATCTGGGTGTGCTCTCTATTTTTGGATTTGGCGGCGTAGGAAAAACCACCATTGCGATGGCTCTTTATAAGAGGTGCCGTAATCAGTTCAAGAGCCGGGCAGTGATCACCGGCCTGTCTCAGTATACGGACCCTGCCACAGTTCTCCGTTACATACTGAGTCAAATCAGGCCGCAGGTGAATAATACCGGGATCATCTTGGAGAACAAGATCAGTCGAACAACCCGGAGGATGGCCAACGGGTTACACAGAATTAGCCAGTGCTGCCGAAATCAAGAGGATATGACTTCGGCCATGGAGGATGATGTACTATCACGCGAGCTGAGCCAATACCTCCAAGAAGATCG CGACTAA
- the LOC139832670 gene encoding disease resistance protein Pik-2-like, with the protein MGRKVSRKRLIRRWIAEGFVSSKQGLSVEDAAEACFNQLVKRKIVRPVERNSDGTVKSCQVHDMVLEYLLSKAGEENFAAVVGGHLPMLTQNIKVRRLSRQRSDSESAKEMDSMNMSRIRSMTVFGTLDRLRFSSFKTGVVQVLDLQGCQGFKANHVMDICEMTLLKYLGLRGTDIRNLPSTIGNLKYLETLDIRDTDVQELPKPVLLLEQIRNILGGDKRTRKALKMPKEFKKGAMKNLRILSGIEITLRHSAASYLTSLTRLTKLAMYKIHTDDDMLTLLGDSIEHLGAYALQTLVVDHDSSDLFKALNNMNAPVYLSALELSGKLLQLPKWLPELNKLTKLTLSATVLQTDNLVLLSKLRSLFSLTFSIHAANQDPDIVAIMEQNKSNSGGEIFVPAGGFHNLRLLRISLRLVPSLNFCETGTPELERIELCFGRLQGLHGIHKLGNIHEVLLIVNDIPCQGTKLILDELKKTSGSHKYALIFN; encoded by the coding sequence ATGGGCCGCAAGGTCAGCAGGAAGAGGCTGATAAGGAGATGGATTGCGGAAGGTTTTGTCAGTTCGAAGCAAGGGTTGAGTGTAGAGGATGCTGCTGAGGCGTGCTTTAATCAGCTCGTTAAAAGGAAGATAGTACGGCCTGTAGAACGCAACAGCGATGGAACGGTGAAGAGCTGCCAGGtccatgacatggtccttgagtacCTCCTATCCAAAGCAGGCGAAGAGAATTTCGCCGCTGTGGTTGGTGGCCATTTGCCCATGCTAACGCAAAACATCAAAGTACGCAGGTTGTCCAGACAAAGAAGTGATTCTGAGAGTGCCAAGGAGATGGATAGTATGAACATGTCCCGGATCCGATCAATGACCGTGTTCGGGACACTGGATCGACTGCGTTTCAGTTCATTCAAGACCGGAGTAGTGCAAGTTCTAGACCTACAAGGCTGTCAAGGATTTAAGGCGAATCATGTCATGGACATATGTGAGATGACTCTTCTCAAGTACCTCGGCCTACGAGGAACAGACATCCGCAATCTGCCCTCCACCATCGGGAATCTCAAGTATCTCGAAACTCTTGACATCAGGGACACAGATGTTCAAGAGCTGCCTAAGCCTGTACTTCTGCTGGAACAAATTAGGAACATACTAGGCGGAGATAAGAGGACACGAAAAGCCTTGAAAATGCCTAAAGAGTTCAAGAAGGGAGCAATGAAAAACCTGCGCATACTGTCAGGCATCGAGATCACCTTGAGACATAGCGCTGCATCATACCTCACTAGTCTCACCAGGCTGACCAAGCTAGCTATGTACAAGATCCACACGGATGATGACATGCTCACATTGCTAGGCGACTCCATTGAGCACCTGGGCGCCTATGCTCTCCAAACTCTTGTTGTTGATCATGATTCATCTGATCTTTTTAAAGCACTGAATAACATGAATGCCCCAGTCTACCTAAGTGCTCTCGAGCTGTCTGGCAAGTTGCTTCAACTCCCGAAATGGCTTCCTGAACTCAATAAGCTTACCAAGCTAACACTTTCGGCAACCGTTCTCCAGACTGATAATTTGGTCCTTCTCAGCAAACTAAGGTCATTGTTTTCGCTGACTTTTTCAATCCATGCAGCAAATCAGGATCCTGATATTGTGGCAATTATGGAGCAAAATAAGTCCAACTCTGGAGGAGAGATCTTTGTCCCGGCTGGAGGATTTCATAATCTCAGACTACTTCGCATATCTTTACGTCTTGTTCCGTCACTCAACTTCTGTGAGACAGGTACGCCAGAGCTTGAAAGGATTGAACTCTGTTTCGGAAGGCTCCAAGGTCTTCATGGGATACACAAGCTTGGAAATATCCATGAGGTGCTCTTAATAGTTAATGACATTCCATGCCAAGGAACAAAGTTGATACTTGACGAACTGAAGAAAACTTCTGGCTCGCACAAATATGCCCTGATTTTCAACTGA
- the LOC127305694 gene encoding nuclear pore complex protein NUP1, translating into MQNLYTDNPENSVKDGDVMLRSSDCHRGIELEELLKQTTSTRSEFEYLAGLLRSRTVGYNKSQAEVGNIKQTESSEKENGSRGLPVNFSIRSYSVADQVASPAELAKAYMGSRRPEGSPLRLRLHDPSFLPNKPVEAITVDKSLNPTLLQSSRLFASTSFYHLGSKYMTPNKSAIHKMSLSTYFKVFISHLLF; encoded by the exons ATGCAGAACCTGTATACTGATAATCCTGAAAACTCTGTCAAAGATGGAGATGTCATGCTAAGAAGTTCTGATTGCCATCGTGGTATTGAACTTGAAGAATTATTGAAACAGACGACGTCTACAAG GAGTGAGTTTGAATATTTGGCTGGGTTGTTGCGATCCAGAACTGTTGGATACAATAAATCGCAGGCAGAAGTTGGTAATATAAAGCAAACAGAGTCCAGCGAGAAGGAAAATGGATCTAGAGGCTTACCTGTTAATTTCTCCATTAGATCATACAGTGTTGCT GATCAAGTTGCTTCACCTGCAGAACTTGCAAAGGCATATATGGGTTCAAGACGTCCAGAGGGGTCACCCTTGCGCCTTAGATTGCATGACCCCTCTTTTCTACCCAATAAACCAGTAGAAGCAATCACAGTAGATAAATCTCTGAACcccacacttctccaaagttcaagattgtttgcttccacGTCCTTTTATCATCTTGGAAGCAAATATATGACTCCAAATAAATCAGCAATACACAAAATGTCATTGTCTACTTACTTCAAGGTTTTTATTTCTCATTTACTCTTTTAG